One Lacticaseibacillus rhamnosus genomic window carries:
- a CDS encoding F0F1 ATP synthase subunit epsilon, whose product MAETSNVLRVNIVTPDGLVYDHHAKMLVVHSVAGELGIMANHEPIVTPLEIGEVDVQRVDSSDHNDSIAVNGGFMEVSDNVASIVADSAERERDIDLSRAQAARDRAKKRIAQAKDENNQDDLRRAQVALRRAINRINVKTSH is encoded by the coding sequence TTGGCAGAAACGAGCAATGTTCTGCGGGTTAACATCGTGACGCCTGATGGTTTGGTATATGACCATCATGCAAAGATGTTAGTCGTTCATTCGGTCGCCGGTGAATTGGGGATCATGGCGAATCATGAGCCGATTGTCACGCCTCTTGAAATAGGGGAAGTTGACGTTCAGCGGGTTGATTCAAGTGATCATAACGACTCAATTGCGGTGAATGGCGGCTTTATGGAAGTTTCAGATAATGTTGCTTCTATTGTCGCTGATTCAGCCGAGCGTGAACGCGATATTGACCTTAGTCGTGCGCAAGCTGCACGTGACCGGGCCAAGAAGCGGATCGCTCAGGCCAAGGATGAAAATAACCAAGATGATCTACGGCGGGCGCAAGTCGCACTACGACGGGCAATCAACCGGATCAACGTTAAAACCAGTCACTAG
- the atpH gene encoding ATP synthase F1 subunit delta translates to MAVTNQMVAPRYAKALLEAAHDQNQVETVHEELQALASVFKENPTILTIFDNARISAADKANLLTTLTKDASPLVANLLKLTQQYGRFGALPAIITTFNRAYDDEAGIIAATVTTAVALSADQADALRSSIAARFGMKSTQLKQIVDPSVIGGVRIQARGSVIDGTVKHRFEKMKAALLAD, encoded by the coding sequence ATGGCAGTCACTAATCAAATGGTTGCACCGCGTTATGCTAAAGCGTTGTTAGAAGCGGCGCATGACCAAAATCAAGTGGAGACGGTTCATGAAGAGTTACAGGCGTTAGCGTCTGTATTCAAAGAAAATCCAACAATCCTGACAATTTTTGACAATGCCCGAATTTCAGCCGCAGACAAAGCCAACTTGTTGACAACTTTGACCAAGGATGCAAGCCCACTTGTTGCTAACTTGTTAAAGTTGACCCAACAGTATGGCCGATTCGGTGCATTACCGGCAATTATCACGACGTTTAATCGCGCCTATGATGATGAAGCCGGCATTATTGCAGCAACTGTGACGACTGCAGTTGCTTTGTCAGCCGACCAAGCCGATGCTTTACGCAGTTCTATTGCTGCGCGTTTTGGCATGAAATCGACCCAGCTTAAGCAAATCGTTGATCCAAGTGTGATCGGCGGTGTTCGCATTCAAGCTCGCGGTTCGGTCATTGATGGTACGGTCAAGCACCGCTTTGAGAAGATGAAAGCGGCACTGCTGGCAGATTAG
- the atpE gene encoding F0F1 ATP synthase subunit C — protein MQFIAASIAAGIAALGASIGNGMVISKTLEGMARQPEMAGTLRGTMFIGVGLIEAVPIISVVIAFMLMLR, from the coding sequence ATGCAATTCATCGCTGCATCAATCGCCGCTGGCATCGCTGCTCTCGGTGCTTCAATCGGTAATGGGATGGTTATCAGCAAGACACTTGAAGGTATGGCGCGTCAGCCAGAAATGGCCGGGACCTTGCGTGGTACGATGTTCATCGGTGTTGGCTTGATCGAAGCTGTTCCGATTATTTCTGTTGTTATTGCCTTCATGTTGATGCTTCGTTAA
- the atpF gene encoding F0F1 ATP synthase subunit B: protein MSLGDTLFTLVTFLVLMIAVGKVAWKPVSKMMAERQQKISGDLDYAEKSRKDAEALAAKRREALQHSQADAVKIVNQAKENGEKQRQSLVDAANTEVATLKKNAQADIDQARKDALASAKNDVADLSLAIAQKLIGKELNADDQKDLIDDYIKRLGDANGSH, encoded by the coding sequence ATGAGTTTAGGTGACACACTCTTCACACTCGTCACATTTTTGGTCCTGATGATCGCGGTCGGGAAAGTTGCTTGGAAGCCCGTCTCAAAGATGATGGCGGAGCGCCAACAAAAAATTTCCGGCGACTTGGATTATGCTGAAAAGTCCCGCAAAGATGCCGAGGCATTAGCGGCTAAGCGTCGAGAAGCGCTGCAACACTCCCAAGCCGATGCTGTTAAGATTGTCAATCAAGCTAAAGAAAATGGTGAAAAGCAACGCCAATCATTGGTTGACGCTGCTAACACCGAAGTCGCTACGTTAAAGAAAAATGCGCAAGCGGACATTGACCAAGCGCGCAAAGACGCACTGGCCAGTGCCAAAAATGATGTGGCAGATTTAAGTTTAGCCATTGCCCAGAAGCTGATTGGCAAGGAGCTTAATGCAGACGATCAAAAAGACTTGATCGACGACTATATCAAACGGTTAGGTGATGCAAATGGCAGTCACTAA
- the atpA gene encoding F0F1 ATP synthase subunit alpha, which yields MSIKTEEISSLIKKQLEGYQDDLAAEEVGTVTYIGDGIARATGLENAMANELLQFSNGSYGMALNLETNDVGIIILGDFDEIREGDQVKRTGRIMEVPVGEAMIGRVVNSLGQPVDGLGTIKTDKTRPIEFKAPGVMQRQSVSEPLQTGLKAIDALVPIGRGQRELIIGDRKTGKTSIAIDTILNQKDQNMICVYVAIGQKDSTVRAQVETLKKYGAMDYTIVLTAGPSEPAPMLYIAPYAGAAMGEEFMYNGKHVLIVYDDLSKQATSYRELSLLLRRPPGREAYPGDIFYTHSRLLERAAKLSDKLGGGSMTALPVIETQAGDISAYIPTNVISITDGQIFLQSDLFYAGTRPAIDAGASVSRVGGDAQVKAMKKVAGTLRLDLASFRELEAFTQFGSDLDAATQAKLNRGRRTVEVLKQPVHKPLPVEKQVLILYALTHGFLDPIPIEDIGRFQDEMFDFFDSNAADLLKQIRDTGNLPDTDKLDAQIKAFAGGFQTSKQLAAAKG from the coding sequence ATGAGCATCAAGACTGAGGAAATCAGTTCTCTGATCAAAAAACAACTTGAAGGATATCAAGATGATTTGGCGGCTGAAGAAGTTGGCACTGTAACCTACATTGGTGACGGGATTGCCCGCGCCACTGGGTTGGAAAATGCCATGGCCAACGAATTGCTCCAATTTAGTAATGGCTCATACGGGATGGCGTTAAACCTTGAAACGAATGATGTCGGGATCATTATCTTAGGTGACTTCGATGAGATTCGCGAAGGTGACCAGGTTAAACGAACCGGTCGTATTATGGAAGTTCCTGTTGGGGAAGCCATGATTGGTCGGGTTGTTAACTCCTTGGGTCAGCCAGTTGATGGCTTAGGTACGATTAAGACGGATAAAACCCGCCCAATCGAATTTAAGGCACCGGGGGTTATGCAACGTCAATCCGTGTCAGAACCTTTGCAAACCGGACTAAAAGCGATTGATGCCTTGGTTCCGATCGGCCGTGGTCAGCGTGAGTTGATTATCGGTGATCGGAAGACCGGAAAAACATCAATTGCGATTGATACGATTTTGAATCAAAAAGATCAAAATATGATCTGTGTTTACGTTGCGATTGGGCAAAAGGACAGCACGGTTCGTGCCCAAGTTGAAACGTTGAAGAAATATGGCGCGATGGATTATACCATTGTGCTAACCGCTGGCCCATCCGAACCCGCACCAATGCTATACATTGCGCCTTATGCCGGTGCGGCGATGGGTGAGGAATTCATGTACAATGGCAAACACGTTTTGATCGTGTATGATGACCTAAGCAAGCAGGCAACTTCATATCGTGAGCTGTCCTTGCTGCTTCGTCGTCCGCCTGGTCGTGAAGCCTATCCTGGGGATATTTTCTATACGCACAGTCGTTTACTAGAACGGGCCGCAAAACTAAGCGATAAGCTTGGCGGTGGTTCCATGACGGCTTTGCCTGTGATTGAAACCCAGGCAGGCGATATTTCTGCTTATATTCCGACCAACGTTATTTCAATTACGGATGGTCAGATTTTCCTGCAAAGTGATTTGTTCTATGCGGGCACACGTCCAGCGATTGATGCTGGTGCGTCTGTTTCTCGTGTCGGCGGTGATGCTCAAGTCAAAGCGATGAAGAAGGTTGCTGGGACATTGCGGTTGGATCTGGCATCCTTCCGTGAACTTGAAGCCTTTACGCAGTTTGGCTCTGACTTGGATGCAGCTACACAGGCAAAACTGAATCGTGGCCGTCGAACAGTTGAAGTGTTGAAGCAGCCGGTACACAAGCCATTGCCAGTCGAAAAGCAAGTGTTGATTCTTTATGCCTTGACCCATGGCTTCCTTGATCCAATTCCAATTGAAGATATTGGCCGTTTCCAAGACGAAATGTTTGATTTCTTTGATAGCAATGCAGCTGATCTGCTGAAGCAAATTCGCGATACCGGTAATTTACCGGATACCGATAAGCTTGATGCGCAGATTAAGGCGTTTGCTGGCGGCTTCCAAACAAGCAAACAACTTGCTGCAGCTAAAGGTTAA
- the atpD gene encoding F0F1 ATP synthase subunit beta, whose product MPNSTGKIAQVIGPVVDVAFPINDNLPEINNALTITRKDGSQLVLEVALELGDGVMRTIAMDSTDGLQRGMAVEDTGGPISVPVGKDTLGRVFNVLGDPIDDGEAFGPDHRRDSIHRDAPKFEDLNTSSEILETGIKVIDLLEPYLRGGKVGLFGGAGVGKTVLIQELIHNIAEEHGGISVFTGVGERTREGNDLYFEMKESGVLENTAMVFGQMNEPPGARMRVALTGLTIAEYFRDVEGQDVLLFIDNIFRFTQAGSEVSALLGRIPSAVGYQPTLATEMGQLQERITSTKKGSVTSIQAIYVPADDYTDPAPATTFAHLDATTNLERRLTEQGIYPAVDPLESSSSALTPEIVGEEHYKVATEVQQVLQRYRELQDIISILGMDELSDEEKVIVARARRVQFFLSQNFNVAERFTGQPGSYVPVEETVKGFKQILEGKYDDYPEDAFRSVGRIEEVVEKAKKMGFAPDDQDTDADEKPAAQAAAN is encoded by the coding sequence ATGCCAAATTCAACTGGTAAAATCGCGCAAGTGATCGGTCCTGTTGTCGACGTAGCCTTCCCAATCAATGACAATTTGCCAGAAATTAACAACGCCTTGACGATTACCCGTAAGGACGGCTCTCAGCTTGTGCTGGAAGTTGCGCTGGAACTGGGTGATGGTGTGATGCGGACTATCGCGATGGATTCGACTGATGGTTTGCAACGCGGCATGGCGGTTGAAGATACTGGCGGTCCGATTTCAGTGCCTGTCGGTAAAGACACACTGGGTCGCGTGTTCAATGTATTGGGTGACCCGATCGATGACGGTGAGGCTTTTGGACCTGATCATCGGCGTGACAGCATCCACCGTGATGCACCAAAATTTGAAGATTTGAATACCAGTTCTGAGATTCTGGAAACTGGCATCAAAGTCATCGATTTGCTCGAACCTTACCTGCGAGGCGGGAAGGTTGGACTTTTCGGTGGTGCTGGTGTTGGTAAAACCGTTTTGATTCAGGAACTGATTCATAACATTGCTGAAGAGCATGGCGGCATCTCCGTCTTCACCGGGGTCGGCGAACGGACCCGTGAAGGGAACGACCTTTACTTCGAAATGAAGGAAAGCGGCGTTCTGGAGAATACAGCGATGGTCTTTGGTCAGATGAATGAGCCGCCTGGTGCCCGGATGCGGGTTGCCTTGACTGGACTGACGATTGCGGAGTACTTCCGTGATGTCGAAGGTCAAGACGTCCTGCTGTTCATCGACAACATTTTCCGGTTCACCCAGGCTGGTTCTGAAGTTTCGGCCTTGCTTGGTCGGATTCCTTCAGCTGTTGGTTATCAGCCAACGTTGGCTACTGAAATGGGTCAGTTGCAGGAACGGATTACGTCGACTAAAAAAGGATCGGTTACATCGATTCAGGCGATTTATGTTCCTGCTGATGACTATACCGATCCGGCGCCAGCGACAACATTTGCCCATTTGGATGCCACGACTAACTTGGAGCGGCGTTTGACTGAACAAGGGATTTATCCGGCTGTGGATCCGCTGGAGTCATCTTCAAGTGCTTTGACCCCGGAAATTGTCGGTGAAGAACACTATAAAGTCGCAACAGAAGTCCAACAGGTTCTCCAACGTTACCGTGAGTTACAGGATATTATCTCTATCTTAGGGATGGATGAATTATCAGACGAGGAAAAGGTTATCGTTGCCCGTGCTCGTCGGGTTCAATTCTTCCTGTCACAGAACTTTAACGTTGCGGAACGGTTCACTGGTCAGCCGGGTTCTTATGTACCGGTTGAAGAAACGGTCAAAGGCTTTAAACAAATTCTGGAAGGCAAGTACGATGACTATCCAGAAGATGCATTCCGTTCAGTTGGACGGATTGAAGAAGTCGTTGAAAAGGCTAAAAAGATGGGCTTTGCTCCTGATGATCAGGACACGGATGCTGACGAAAAGCCAGCTGCACAAGCTGCAGCTAACTAA
- a CDS encoding F0F1 ATP synthase subunit gamma gives MAESLMDIKRKIASTKKTGQITQAMQMVSGAKLSQIEKRAKKYQIYSDKVRQIVTHLAAGQLLELATAANDDTETDKNQVISVASLLQKRPVKKTGYLVITSDRGLVGSYNSTVLKAMMQMIKDDHESPDDYVMMAIGGVGADFFKARGMNLAYEYRGVSDIPTFNEVREIVKTAVTMYDNGVFDELYVCYNHHVNTLTSAFRAEKMLPISDLDVSEVEDTNVEYLFEPDLDAVLDAVLPQYAESLIFGAIMDAKTAEHAASTTAMRSATDNANDLISHLSTQYNRARQAAITTEITEIVGGAAALE, from the coding sequence ATGGCTGAGTCATTAATGGATATCAAGCGCAAGATCGCTTCGACCAAGAAAACCGGTCAGATCACGCAAGCCATGCAGATGGTTTCCGGCGCCAAATTGAGCCAGATCGAAAAGCGTGCCAAGAAGTATCAAATTTACTCTGACAAAGTGCGCCAGATTGTGACTCATTTAGCTGCGGGTCAACTTCTTGAACTAGCTACTGCTGCGAATGATGACACTGAGACAGATAAGAATCAGGTCATTTCCGTTGCCAGCTTGCTTCAGAAGCGACCTGTCAAAAAGACGGGCTATCTTGTGATCACAAGTGATCGCGGATTAGTCGGCAGTTATAACAGCACGGTATTAAAAGCCATGATGCAGATGATTAAAGATGACCACGAAAGCCCTGACGATTACGTCATGATGGCAATCGGTGGTGTCGGCGCTGACTTTTTTAAAGCCCGCGGTATGAATCTGGCTTATGAATATCGTGGCGTTTCCGATATCCCGACTTTTAATGAGGTACGGGAGATTGTGAAAACTGCTGTGACCATGTATGACAACGGTGTCTTTGACGAGCTATACGTTTGTTATAACCACCATGTCAACACATTAACCTCTGCTTTTCGGGCAGAGAAAATGTTGCCAATCAGTGATTTAGATGTCAGTGAAGTTGAAGATACCAATGTTGAGTATCTTTTCGAACCTGATCTTGATGCCGTCTTAGATGCGGTGTTACCGCAATATGCGGAAAGCTTGATCTTTGGTGCGATCATGGATGCGAAAACAGCGGAGCACGCGGCTTCGACAACTGCTATGCGTAGTGCTACTGATAATGCCAATGATCTGATTTCACATCTGTCGACTCAGTATAACCGAGCACGACAGGCTGCGATTACGACCGAGATTACCGAAATTGTCGGTGGTGCGGCAGCATTGGAATAA
- the upp gene encoding uracil phosphoribosyltransferase yields the protein MGKFTVLNHPLIQHKLTLIRDKHAGTKEFREIANEIAELMVYEITRDLPLESIEIETPMGKTVQKQLAGKKLAVIPILRAGLGMVDGVLRLIPAAKVGHIGMYRDEKTLKPHEYFVKMPPDIDQRDLIIVDPMLATGGSANMAIEALKKRGATSMRLVVLVAAPEGVKAVQAANPDVDIYAAALDDHLNKNGYIVPGLGDAGDRLFGTK from the coding sequence ATGGGTAAATTTACAGTTTTAAATCACCCGTTGATTCAGCACAAGCTTACGTTAATTCGCGATAAGCATGCTGGCACCAAGGAATTTCGCGAAATCGCTAATGAAATCGCGGAATTAATGGTGTATGAAATTACGCGGGATCTACCGCTTGAAAGTATCGAAATCGAAACGCCGATGGGCAAAACGGTTCAAAAACAGCTTGCTGGCAAGAAGCTTGCTGTGATTCCGATTCTTCGGGCCGGGCTAGGGATGGTTGATGGCGTCTTGCGGCTAATTCCTGCTGCAAAAGTCGGCCATATCGGTATGTATCGTGACGAAAAGACGCTAAAGCCGCACGAGTATTTTGTTAAGATGCCGCCGGATATTGACCAGCGTGATCTGATCATTGTTGATCCGATGCTGGCAACCGGGGGCTCGGCTAACATGGCCATTGAAGCGCTCAAAAAGCGTGGCGCTACTTCTATGCGGTTGGTAGTGCTGGTGGCGGCACCAGAAGGCGTTAAAGCAGTTCAGGCGGCTAACCCGGATGTTGATATTTATGCCGCTGCACTTGATGATCATTTAAATAAGAACGGTTATATTGTGCCTGGTCTCGGTGACGCCGGTGACAGACTTTTTGGGACAAAATAA
- the atpB gene encoding F0F1 ATP synthase subunit A yields MNEQYPSIKLFGLNFNLTNDIGVLVSAILVFLLVFWLSRNLQMRPGAKQNILEWIMNFTNGIVKGAIPGSQRYTFNLFAFTLFLFIFISNQIGLFLELDIGKDTWFRSPTASPVITMTLAMTVLVISHYFGIVFKGFKGYLKGYVSPIGILLPINLLEEFTNFITLSLRLYGNIFAGEVLVLLIRQLAFSGGAFSFVSGFLLEIVWQGFSVFIGSIQAYVFVTLGMVYTSHKVVSE; encoded by the coding sequence GTGAACGAACAATATCCCTCGATCAAGCTTTTCGGCTTAAATTTCAACCTGACCAATGACATTGGCGTATTGGTTTCGGCGATCTTGGTATTCTTACTGGTGTTTTGGTTGTCACGCAATTTGCAGATGCGGCCTGGCGCAAAGCAAAACATCTTGGAATGGATTATGAATTTTACGAACGGCATTGTGAAGGGTGCAATTCCCGGTTCACAACGGTACACTTTTAACCTGTTTGCATTTACGCTGTTCTTGTTCATTTTCATTAGTAATCAGATTGGGTTGTTCCTTGAGCTTGATATTGGCAAAGACACCTGGTTTCGTTCGCCAACAGCATCGCCTGTCATTACCATGACATTGGCCATGACAGTATTGGTTATTTCACATTATTTTGGGATTGTTTTTAAGGGTTTCAAGGGATATCTCAAGGGATATGTGTCACCGATCGGAATCCTGCTTCCAATCAACCTATTGGAAGAGTTTACGAACTTTATTACACTTTCCTTACGGTTGTATGGGAATATTTTCGCCGGTGAAGTTTTAGTTTTACTCATTAGGCAGCTTGCTTTTTCGGGCGGAGCGTTTAGTTTTGTTTCAGGGTTCTTGCTTGAGATCGTTTGGCAAGGCTTCTCAGTCTTCATTGGTAGTATTCAAGCGTACGTTTTCGTCACGCTTGGTATGGTTTATACGTCACACAAAGTTGTGTCCGAGTAA